Proteins found in one Corynebacterium zhongnanshanii genomic segment:
- the galT gene encoding galactose-1-phosphate uridylyltransferase encodes MEPTGSHPVRVTRTELSDGRELLYFDDQPSFVSGERTRELTDSRELPPAQTQSEMRQDPLTGQWYAYAAHRMNRTFMPPANENPLAPTKPGELPTEIPADDYNVVVFENRFPSLSLHMADPAALEGWEDGFALSSRRAAAGRCEVICFTPDVSQSFKDVGFHRARTVVESWAHRTAELSALEGVEHVYPFENRGEEIGVTLQHPHGQIYAYPFVPPRAAEVAARVRAHREQHATDLFDDLLAEERRVGERIVAEGEHFTAVVPVAAKWPVEIMLMPHRAVPNFAELTDAEKDELTRMYLDLLARIDRFFDGVDKTPYIASWNQAPVNAPQDGRLYLQLFSMMRSAGRMKFLAGSESGMGAWISDTTPERIAARFREIA; translated from the coding sequence GTGGAGCCCACTGGTTCCCATCCCGTCCGCGTGACCCGGACCGAGCTGTCCGATGGCCGCGAGCTGCTGTACTTCGATGACCAGCCCAGCTTTGTGAGCGGCGAGCGCACCCGCGAGCTGACCGACTCCCGGGAGCTGCCGCCGGCGCAAACCCAGTCCGAGATGCGGCAGGACCCGTTGACCGGCCAGTGGTACGCCTATGCCGCGCACCGGATGAACCGGACGTTCATGCCCCCGGCGAACGAGAACCCGCTGGCGCCCACGAAGCCCGGGGAGCTGCCCACGGAGATCCCCGCGGATGACTACAACGTGGTGGTCTTTGAGAACCGCTTCCCGTCCCTGTCCCTGCACATGGCCGATCCGGCAGCGCTAGAGGGCTGGGAGGATGGCTTCGCCCTGTCCTCGCGGCGCGCGGCGGCCGGGCGCTGCGAGGTGATCTGTTTTACCCCGGATGTCTCCCAGTCTTTCAAGGACGTGGGCTTCCACCGTGCCCGCACGGTGGTGGAGTCGTGGGCGCACCGCACCGCGGAGCTGTCCGCGCTGGAGGGGGTGGAGCACGTCTACCCGTTTGAAAACCGCGGTGAGGAAATCGGAGTGACGCTGCAGCACCCCCACGGGCAGATCTACGCCTACCCCTTCGTGCCGCCGCGCGCGGCTGAGGTGGCCGCGCGCGTGCGCGCCCACCGGGAGCAGCACGCTACGGACCTGTTCGATGACCTGCTGGCCGAGGAACGCCGCGTGGGCGAACGGATCGTGGCCGAAGGCGAGCACTTCACCGCGGTCGTGCCGGTGGCGGCGAAGTGGCCGGTGGAGATCATGCTGATGCCGCACCGGGCGGTGCCGAACTTCGCGGAGCTCACCGATGCCGAAAAGGACGAGCTGACCCGCATGTACCTGGACCTTCTGGCCCGGATCGACCGCTTCTTCGACGGAGTGGACAAGACCCCCTACATCGCCTCCTGGAACCAGGCTCCCGTGAACGCGCCGCAGGACGGCCGGCTGTACCTGCAGTTGTTCTCCATGATGCGCTCGGCTGGCCGGATGAAGTTCCTGGCGGGCTCCGAGTCCGGCATGGGAGCCTGGATTTCGGACACCACCCCGGAGCGGATCGCGGCGCGTTTCCGCGAGATCGCGTGA
- the galK gene encoding galactokinase — translation MTTQWTRTRTHDTATADVTRLFAEHFGGVPAVVHSAPGRANVIGEHVDYAAGICLPFALEQRTYIAARANDLGTYRLVSRMQDSAGQESVSTAHVPTGEVGPGSPADWSGYVVGTIWAAIDNGTIPPLPAGTGLDLAIESDVPLGAGLSSSAALECAAGLAAWTLLTTHTTQPTLTDTIREGLMHAAIRAENDVVGASTGGLDQRTSLFATRAHALAIDFGRDEHYQVPFDLEAENLAILVTNTNAPHTLADGQYASRRAVIDGMTAFVQQRLGYASLRDADEAGQEMAVLCARWASENNQDANVVTDRVAHVTGEIRRTAQAIEFLQAGDMAALGHAMTASHASLRDLYQVSCPELDLAVDVALAAGALGSRMIGGGFGGSAIALVPVNHTDATASAIASAFAEAGFRAPEFLVARAGDGAV, via the coding sequence ATGACCACCCAGTGGACCCGCACCCGAACTCACGACACGGCCACCGCCGATGTTACCCGCCTGTTCGCTGAGCACTTCGGCGGCGTGCCCGCGGTGGTGCACTCCGCCCCCGGGCGCGCGAACGTGATCGGCGAGCACGTGGACTATGCCGCCGGCATCTGCCTGCCGTTTGCGCTGGAGCAGCGCACCTACATCGCCGCGCGCGCGAATGACCTGGGCACCTACCGGCTGGTCTCTCGCATGCAGGACAGCGCCGGCCAGGAGTCCGTCAGCACCGCGCACGTGCCGACGGGCGAGGTGGGCCCCGGCTCGCCGGCGGACTGGTCGGGTTATGTAGTGGGCACGATCTGGGCGGCGATCGACAACGGCACCATCCCGCCGCTGCCCGCGGGCACTGGCCTGGACCTGGCGATCGAGTCGGACGTGCCGCTGGGCGCGGGCCTGTCCTCCTCGGCGGCGCTGGAGTGCGCGGCGGGGTTGGCGGCCTGGACGCTGCTGACTACCCACACCACCCAACCCACCCTCACCGACACGATCCGCGAAGGCCTCATGCACGCCGCGATCCGCGCGGAGAACGACGTGGTCGGCGCCTCCACCGGCGGCCTGGACCAGCGCACCTCCCTGTTCGCCACCCGCGCCCACGCGCTGGCCATCGACTTCGGCCGCGACGAGCACTACCAGGTCCCCTTCGACCTCGAAGCTGAGAACCTCGCGATCCTGGTGACGAACACCAACGCCCCGCACACCCTCGCCGATGGGCAGTATGCCTCCCGCCGCGCCGTGATCGACGGCATGACCGCCTTCGTGCAGCAGCGCTTGGGCTACGCGAGCCTGCGCGACGCGGATGAGGCCGGCCAGGAGATGGCTGTGTTGTGCGCGCGCTGGGCGTCGGAGAATAATCAGGACGCGAACGTGGTGACCGACCGCGTGGCGCATGTGACGGGGGAGATTCGCCGCACCGCGCAGGCGATTGAGTTCCTGCAGGCGGGCGACATGGCCGCGCTCGGCCACGCGATGACGGCCAGCCACGCCTCCCTGCGCGACCTCTACCAGGTCAGCTGCCCCGAGCTGGACCTGGCGGTGGACGTCGCACTCGCCGCCGGGGCCCTGGGCTCGCGGATGATCGGCGGGGGCTTCGGCGGCTCGGCCATTGCGCTCGTCCCCGTTAATCACACCGACGCCACAGCCTCCGCCATCGCCAGCGCCTTTGCCGAGGCAGGTTTCCGTGCCCCGGAGTTTCTGGTGGCGCGCGCGGGCGACGGCGCGGTGTAG
- the panD gene encoding aspartate 1-decarboxylase gives MMRTMLKSKIHRATVTQADLHYVGSCTIDADLMDAADILEGEQIDIVDINNGNRLTTYAITGERGSGVIGINGAAARLISPGDLVIIIGYGIYSNEELKDYHSRVIFVDENNRPLDSGEDPAHAPQGSGLWDPRHPGHEDAH, from the coding sequence GTGATGCGCACAATGCTGAAATCGAAGATTCACCGGGCCACGGTTACCCAGGCGGATTTGCACTACGTGGGGTCCTGCACCATCGACGCAGACCTCATGGACGCTGCCGACATCCTCGAGGGCGAGCAGATCGACATTGTCGATATTAATAACGGCAATCGCCTGACCACCTACGCCATTACCGGCGAGCGGGGCTCCGGCGTGATCGGCATCAACGGTGCCGCGGCCCGGCTGATTAGCCCCGGTGACCTGGTCATCATCATCGGGTACGGCATCTACAGCAACGAGGAGCTGAAGGACTACCACTCCCGCGTGATCTTCGTGGACGAGAACAACCGCCCGCTGGACAGTGGTGAGGATCCGGCGCATGCGCCGCAGGGCTCCGGCCTGTGGGATCCGCGCCACCCAGGGCATGAGGACGCGCATTAA
- a CDS encoding RrF2 family transcriptional regulator — MQLRTFSDLGMRSLLVLGELPDDTRMTISQLSRALNASENHVAKVVAKLADLGVVLAIRGRNGGVSIAPEALDKGVGDLMRQLEGPDEVVDCEGSQECPLVPRDCELRRQLVVAQDAFYDSLNRNTVRSLLERTIPRSALDGPVGPRPIGLPAMPER, encoded by the coding sequence ATGCAGCTGAGGACTTTTTCCGATCTGGGGATGCGCTCCCTGTTGGTGCTGGGTGAACTCCCGGACGATACTCGCATGACCATTTCGCAGCTGTCGCGGGCGCTCAACGCCTCGGAGAATCACGTGGCCAAGGTGGTGGCGAAGCTGGCGGACCTGGGGGTGGTGCTGGCGATCCGCGGCAGGAACGGGGGAGTGTCCATCGCGCCGGAGGCCCTGGACAAAGGCGTGGGGGACCTGATGCGGCAGCTGGAGGGCCCGGACGAAGTGGTCGATTGCGAGGGGTCGCAGGAGTGCCCGCTGGTGCCGCGCGATTGCGAGCTGCGCCGGCAGCTGGTCGTGGCCCAAGATGCGTTCTATGATTCCTTGAACCGCAACACGGTGCGCTCCTTGCTGGAGCGCACGATTCCGCGCTCGGCGTTGGACGGGCCGGTGGGGCCGCGGCCGATTGGTTTGCCGGCGATGCCGGAGCGGTGA
- the lysS gene encoding lysine--tRNA ligase has product MTQGTNSAANTQDDLPEQLRIRREKRQRILDSGREPYPVEVPRTHTLAQVRSQWAVAKEAKEGEPEVIIPEGATVLSPGEETQEVVGVAGRVMFVRNTGKLCFATLQDGDGTTLQVMLSLAEVGEELLGQWKNDVDLGDMVFVEGRVISSKRGELSVMAQRWFMTSKSLRPLPVAHKELSEDTRIRQRHTDLIMREQARTNAMTRIKVMRALRRSLENRGFYEVETPMLQTLHGGAAARPFVTHSNALDIDLYLRIAPELFLKRAVVGGLDKVFEVNRNFRNEGVDSSHSPEFAMLETYSAYGTYDDCAADTKQTIQDVAMEVFGTLQVKLVDGTVYDFGGEWKTIEMYPSLNEALQRKFPGQPEVTIDSTVEELKDIAKVIGLDVPAKGGWGHGKLVEEIWEVLCEDQLEGPIFVRNFPVETSPLTRQHRSEPGVTEKWDLYVRGFELATGYSELVDPVIQRERFEDQARLAAGGDDEAMVLDEDFLAAMESGMPPTAGTGMGIDRLLMALTGLGIRDTVLFPIVKPERDN; this is encoded by the coding sequence GTGACTCAAGGAACTAATTCTGCCGCAAATACTCAAGACGATCTCCCAGAACAGCTGCGCATTCGCCGCGAAAAGCGCCAGCGCATTCTAGACTCCGGGCGCGAGCCGTACCCCGTCGAAGTGCCGCGCACGCACACGCTGGCCCAGGTGCGTTCCCAGTGGGCCGTGGCGAAGGAAGCCAAGGAGGGCGAGCCGGAGGTCATCATCCCCGAGGGCGCTACCGTCCTGTCTCCTGGCGAGGAAACCCAGGAGGTTGTGGGGGTTGCCGGGCGCGTGATGTTCGTGCGCAACACCGGCAAGCTGTGCTTCGCCACCTTGCAGGACGGCGACGGCACCACGTTGCAGGTCATGCTGAGCCTGGCCGAGGTGGGCGAGGAGCTGCTGGGCCAGTGGAAGAACGACGTAGACCTCGGCGACATGGTCTTCGTAGAAGGCCGGGTTATTTCCTCTAAGCGCGGGGAGCTGTCCGTGATGGCCCAGCGCTGGTTCATGACGTCCAAGTCCCTGCGCCCGTTGCCGGTAGCGCACAAGGAGCTCAGCGAGGACACGCGTATCCGCCAGCGCCACACGGACCTCATCATGCGCGAACAGGCCCGCACCAACGCGATGACGCGCATCAAGGTGATGCGCGCCCTGCGCCGTTCCCTGGAAAACCGCGGGTTCTACGAGGTGGAAACCCCGATGCTGCAGACTCTCCACGGTGGTGCTGCGGCGCGTCCGTTCGTGACGCACTCCAACGCGTTGGATATTGACCTGTACCTGCGCATCGCCCCGGAGCTGTTCCTGAAGCGCGCCGTGGTGGGTGGCCTGGACAAGGTGTTTGAGGTCAACCGTAACTTCCGCAACGAGGGTGTGGACTCCTCCCACTCGCCGGAGTTCGCCATGCTGGAGACCTACTCCGCCTATGGCACCTACGACGACTGCGCCGCGGATACCAAGCAGACCATCCAGGATGTGGCGATGGAGGTGTTCGGCACCCTGCAGGTGAAGTTGGTCGACGGAACCGTCTACGACTTCGGCGGCGAGTGGAAGACCATCGAGATGTACCCGTCGCTGAACGAGGCACTGCAGCGTAAGTTCCCAGGCCAGCCGGAGGTCACCATCGACTCCACGGTGGAGGAACTGAAGGACATCGCGAAGGTGATTGGCCTGGACGTGCCTGCCAAGGGTGGCTGGGGCCACGGCAAACTGGTGGAGGAGATCTGGGAGGTCCTGTGCGAGGACCAACTGGAAGGCCCGATCTTTGTGCGTAACTTCCCGGTGGAGACCTCCCCGCTGACCCGCCAGCACCGCTCCGAGCCGGGCGTGACGGAGAAGTGGGACCTGTACGTGCGCGGCTTTGAGCTGGCCACGGGCTACTCCGAGCTGGTGGACCCCGTGATCCAGCGCGAGCGCTTCGAGGACCAGGCCCGCCTGGCCGCCGGTGGCGACGATGAGGCCATGGTGCTGGACGAGGACTTCCTGGCCGCGATGGAGTCCGGCATGCCTCCCACAGCCGGCACGGGCATGGGCATTGACCGCCTGCTGATGGCTCTGACGGGCCTGGGTATCCGTGACACGGTGCTCTTCCCGATCGTGAAGCCAGAGCGCGACAACTAA
- a CDS encoding acyl-CoA dehydrogenase family protein: MSDRSKRDDSTPGLNNIKRDAIGNVMRVLTRFTGSELAEKYGLGPKIDRVAYESTKTGMRTLGAVNRQFKKIKGTGKPVRLPSQTLDENNEPVPSTEPKPGRAPFDLNPTEDQEMIVAAVREFAEERLRPVASECNEKAEPAEGLLDTAAELGVALINLPEEYEGIANASGATTNALIAEALAFGDMGLAVSILAPAAVANVITNYGDDSQQKTYLPEFAGETFPPAAVVVSEARPLFDPFVLQTTAVREGNDIVINGVKTMVPNAGKAELFVVAIDLDGVNTFAIVESGTEGVVVEADPSMGLRGAALGRLLLKDVRVPAANLLGGTDLSDDERNENYAEIIRRSRLGWAALAAGTGEAVLEYTKKYVNEREAFGEPISHRQAVAFMVANLRIELDGLRLILQRGASRLDQGLSYHREAALARRFASDKGMVFGLDGVQLLGGHGFTKEHPVERWYRDLRAIGIAEGVVVL, encoded by the coding sequence ATGAGCGACCGTAGTAAGCGTGACGACTCGACCCCTGGCCTGAACAACATCAAACGCGATGCCATCGGCAACGTGATGCGTGTTCTGACCCGTTTCACCGGCTCCGAACTAGCCGAGAAGTACGGCCTCGGTCCAAAGATTGACCGAGTAGCCTACGAATCCACCAAGACCGGCATGCGCACCCTGGGTGCCGTGAACCGTCAGTTCAAGAAGATCAAGGGCACCGGCAAGCCAGTCCGCCTGCCAAGCCAGACCCTGGACGAGAACAACGAGCCAGTTCCAAGCACCGAGCCAAAGCCAGGCCGCGCTCCGTTCGACCTGAACCCCACCGAGGATCAGGAAATGATCGTGGCAGCCGTCCGCGAATTCGCCGAAGAGCGCCTGCGCCCCGTGGCGTCCGAGTGCAACGAGAAGGCAGAGCCAGCCGAAGGCCTGCTGGACACCGCAGCAGAGCTGGGTGTGGCACTCATCAACCTGCCTGAGGAGTACGAAGGTATCGCCAACGCCTCCGGCGCTACCACCAACGCCCTGATCGCCGAAGCCCTGGCCTTCGGTGACATGGGCCTGGCCGTGTCCATCCTGGCCCCTGCTGCCGTGGCGAACGTCATCACCAACTACGGTGACGATTCCCAGCAGAAGACCTACCTGCCAGAGTTCGCAGGCGAGACCTTCCCACCAGCAGCCGTTGTGGTGTCCGAGGCGCGCCCTCTGTTCGACCCATTCGTGCTGCAGACCACCGCTGTGCGCGAGGGCAACGACATCGTCATCAATGGTGTGAAGACCATGGTTCCGAACGCTGGCAAGGCTGAGCTGTTCGTGGTCGCCATCGACCTGGACGGCGTGAACACCTTCGCCATCGTGGAGTCCGGCACCGAGGGCGTTGTGGTTGAGGCTGACCCATCCATGGGTCTGCGCGGCGCAGCCCTGGGCCGCCTGCTGCTGAAGGACGTCCGCGTTCCTGCGGCGAACCTGCTGGGCGGCACGGACCTGTCCGACGACGAGCGCAACGAGAACTACGCGGAGATCATCCGCCGCTCCCGACTGGGCTGGGCCGCACTGGCTGCCGGCACCGGCGAGGCTGTGCTGGAGTACACCAAGAAGTACGTCAACGAGCGCGAAGCGTTCGGTGAGCCGATCTCCCACCGCCAGGCTGTGGCCTTCATGGTCGCTAACCTGCGCATCGAGCTGGACGGTCTGCGTCTGATCCTGCAGCGCGGCGCGTCCCGCCTGGACCAGGGCCTGTCCTACCACCGCGAGGCTGCGCTGGCGCGCCGCTTTGCGTCGGACAAGGGCATGGTCTTCGGTCTCGACGGTGTGCAGCTGCTGGGTGGACACGGATTCACCAAGGAGCACCCTGTGGAGCGCTGGTACCGCGACCTGCGCGCCATTGGTATCGCCGAGGGCGTTGTTGTTCTGTAA
- a CDS encoding acyl-CoA dehydrogenase family protein: protein MINLELPKRLKAGVNQAHQAAAEIFRPISRKYDLAEHARPVELDTMASLVEGMTDAGKGMAGASGGRADAGKKQTEGVKNGGNMASILNIIETCWGDVGLTLSIPYQGLGNAAIAAVATDEQLESFGKVWAAMAITEPQFGSDSAAVAATARLDGDEYVLNGEKIFVTAGDRCTHVVVWASVDKSAGRAAIKSFVVPRDTPGFELVRLEHKLGIRSSDTAHFILDNVRIPKENLLGSPEVDTKKGFGGVMATFDNTRPMVAAMAVGVARASLEKLREILTDAGVDINYDAPAWAQSAAASEYIRLESDWEAAYLMTLKAGWMADNKMPNSKEASESKAKAGRMATDLTLRAVEMAGAYGYSERELLEKWSRDSKILDIFEGTQQIQQLIVARRELGLSSAELK from the coding sequence ATGATTAATCTCGAACTTCCAAAGCGTCTGAAGGCGGGCGTTAACCAGGCGCACCAGGCAGCCGCTGAAATCTTCCGTCCGATCTCCCGCAAGTACGACTTGGCGGAGCACGCTCGCCCCGTGGAGCTGGACACCATGGCATCCCTGGTTGAGGGAATGACCGACGCCGGCAAGGGCATGGCAGGTGCTTCCGGTGGCCGGGCGGATGCCGGCAAGAAGCAGACTGAGGGTGTGAAGAACGGTGGTAACATGGCCTCCATCCTGAACATCATCGAGACCTGCTGGGGTGACGTGGGACTGACCCTGTCCATCCCTTACCAGGGTCTGGGCAACGCCGCGATTGCTGCTGTGGCGACCGATGAGCAGCTGGAGAGCTTCGGTAAGGTGTGGGCCGCGATGGCTATCACCGAGCCTCAGTTCGGTTCCGACTCCGCTGCCGTGGCTGCGACCGCTCGCCTGGATGGCGACGAGTACGTCCTGAACGGCGAGAAGATCTTTGTCACCGCTGGTGACCGCTGCACCCACGTTGTGGTGTGGGCTTCCGTGGACAAGTCCGCTGGCCGCGCAGCTATTAAGTCCTTCGTGGTTCCTCGCGATACCCCTGGCTTCGAGCTGGTTCGCCTGGAGCACAAGCTGGGCATCCGTTCCTCCGATACTGCTCACTTCATCTTGGACAACGTCCGCATCCCGAAGGAGAACCTGCTGGGCTCCCCTGAGGTGGACACCAAGAAGGGCTTCGGTGGCGTGATGGCTACCTTCGACAACACCCGCCCGATGGTGGCCGCTATGGCCGTGGGTGTTGCTCGTGCGTCCCTGGAGAAGCTGCGCGAAATCCTGACCGACGCCGGCGTGGACATCAACTACGACGCTCCAGCATGGGCACAGTCCGCTGCCGCGTCCGAGTACATCCGCCTGGAGTCCGATTGGGAGGCTGCCTACCTGATGACTCTGAAGGCTGGTTGGATGGCTGACAACAAGATGCCAAACTCCAAGGAGGCTTCCGAGTCCAAGGCGAAGGCCGGCCGCATGGCGACCGACCTGACGCTGCGCGCGGTGGAGATGGCTGGTGCCTACGGCTACTCCGAGCGTGAGCTGCTGGAGAAGTGGTCCCGCGACTCCAAGATCCTGGACATCTTCGAGGGTACTCAGCAGATTCAGCAGCTGATCGTGGCTCGTCGTGAGCTGGGTCTGTCTTCCGCTGAGCTGAAGTAG
- a CDS encoding AMP-binding protein, translating into MNAAHAPKLTLTDHASNAGTLLKGTLPLFRSGVLGSMTPAAAGKALKGIYQWRFLPAGLLAIGAGRDPFHTAIIDDAGSITYSDLHNQVNTLARALFRTGIRERDRIGVLCRNHRGLIMALCAHGRLGTDIVFFNTGSSAEQTRAVMHEQKIDLLFIDEEFLPLLPKDFNDCPVIIAWENGDTLGLTEEAEAELPAASNITDAIASGNYATRSEDWPSLRKVLRTTPENLSIPARPRMGRTIILTSGTTGTPKGARRPEPKTYMPASSIMSRIPLKHHRPVFLAAPMFHTWGFAHIQLALALRNTMILQRRFTAKDAIQVIEKNRPYAISIVPTMLRRLLKEVPEGMDAGVKVIASSGEALPPAVIEETFKKFGPVLYNLYGSTEVSWASIARPDEMAKYPRTAGKPPMATTLKILDDDGKECADEEIGRIFVKNDMLFEGYTRPGTDKEVIDGMVTTGDLGYWKDGLLFIAGRSDDMIVCGGENVYPQETEDVFAAMDNVHEAAIRGVEDEEFGQALCAWVVLKDHESSGVSAARPADSISAEERAEFEAQAKAAVKKKLARHAVPRYFVFMDELPRNAVGKVVPRELPKP; encoded by the coding sequence ATGAACGCAGCCCACGCGCCCAAACTCACCCTCACCGACCACGCCAGCAACGCCGGAACCCTCCTCAAAGGCACCCTGCCCCTCTTCCGCTCCGGAGTACTCGGCAGCATGACCCCCGCCGCCGCCGGCAAAGCCCTCAAAGGCATCTACCAATGGCGCTTCCTCCCCGCAGGACTCCTCGCCATCGGCGCCGGCCGCGACCCCTTCCACACCGCCATCATCGACGACGCCGGCTCCATCACCTACAGCGACCTCCACAACCAAGTCAACACCCTCGCACGCGCACTGTTCCGCACCGGCATCCGCGAACGCGACCGCATCGGAGTGCTCTGCCGCAACCACCGCGGCCTCATCATGGCCCTGTGCGCCCACGGCCGCCTCGGCACCGACATCGTCTTCTTCAACACCGGCTCCTCCGCCGAACAAACCCGCGCAGTGATGCACGAACAGAAGATCGACCTGCTGTTCATCGACGAAGAGTTCCTGCCGCTCCTTCCCAAAGACTTCAACGACTGCCCCGTCATCATCGCCTGGGAAAACGGAGACACCCTAGGCCTCACGGAGGAGGCTGAGGCGGAGCTGCCGGCGGCGTCGAATATTACCGACGCCATAGCGAGCGGCAACTACGCCACACGATCCGAGGATTGGCCGAGCCTGCGCAAGGTCCTGCGCACCACCCCAGAAAACCTCTCCATCCCCGCCCGCCCCCGCATGGGACGCACCATCATCCTCACCTCCGGCACCACCGGAACCCCCAAGGGCGCGCGACGACCAGAGCCCAAGACCTACATGCCGGCCAGCTCCATCATGAGCCGCATCCCGCTGAAGCACCACCGCCCCGTGTTCCTGGCGGCCCCCATGTTCCACACCTGGGGCTTCGCGCACATCCAGCTGGCGCTGGCGCTACGCAACACCATGATCCTGCAGAGGCGCTTCACCGCGAAGGACGCCATCCAGGTCATTGAAAAGAACCGGCCGTACGCGATCTCCATCGTGCCGACCATGCTGCGCCGCCTGCTGAAGGAAGTGCCCGAAGGCATGGACGCCGGCGTGAAGGTCATCGCCTCCTCCGGAGAGGCGCTGCCGCCCGCCGTGATCGAAGAGACGTTCAAGAAGTTTGGCCCAGTGCTGTACAACCTGTACGGCTCCACCGAGGTGTCCTGGGCCTCCATCGCACGACCCGACGAGATGGCGAAATACCCACGCACCGCCGGAAAGCCACCCATGGCCACCACGTTGAAGATCCTGGACGACGACGGCAAGGAATGCGCCGACGAAGAAATCGGCCGCATCTTCGTGAAGAACGACATGCTGTTCGAAGGCTACACCCGTCCCGGCACCGACAAGGAAGTCATCGACGGCATGGTCACCACCGGCGACCTGGGCTACTGGAAGGACGGACTGCTGTTCATCGCGGGACGCTCCGACGACATGATCGTCTGCGGTGGTGAAAACGTATACCCGCAGGAAACCGAAGACGTCTTCGCCGCCATGGACAACGTCCACGAAGCCGCCATCCGCGGCGTGGAAGACGAAGAGTTCGGCCAGGCGCTGTGCGCATGGGTTGTGCTGAAGGACCACGAGTCCAGCGGAGTGAGCGCAGCACGCCCCGCAGACAGCATCAGCGCTGAGGAACGCGCAGAGTTCGAAGCGCAGGCCAAGGCGGCCGTGAAGAAGAAGCTGGCTCGCCACGCCGTGCCGCGCTACTTCGTGTTCATGGACGAACTGCCCCGCAACGCCGTGGGCAAGGTGGTTCCGCGGGAGCTGCCGAAGCCTTAA
- the cas2 gene encoding CRISPR-associated endonuclease Cas2, producing MPRAKQEDGMWCLVMFDLPVTTKQERKEATKFRNYLLDSGFSMVQFSVYVQYLPLGVNLSKIASSVKGRLPAQGEVRLVPITDKQWSEAFRFSNRTELRESETPEQLQIF from the coding sequence ATGCCTAGAGCCAAGCAGGAGGACGGCATGTGGTGTTTGGTCATGTTCGATCTACCGGTCACTACGAAGCAAGAGAGAAAGGAAGCCACGAAGTTCCGCAACTACCTATTAGATTCTGGCTTCAGCATGGTGCAGTTCAGTGTATATGTTCAGTACCTCCCTTTGGGGGTGAATCTCTCAAAGATAGCTTCCTCCGTGAAGGGAAGGCTGCCAGCCCAAGGCGAAGTTCGGCTCGTCCCCATCACAGATAAACAGTGGAGCGAGGCCTTCCGATTCTCGAATCGTACGGAGCTGCGTGAGTCTGAAACACCTGAACAACTACAGATTTTTTGA
- the cas1 gene encoding type II CRISPR-associated endonuclease Cas1: protein MSWRVIDASELDGRIGYRRGQLLITPTDGEPVGIPLAEVQMVLAGLHCSISGGIMLKLGELGIPILFTDWRKLPQSAAQGWPTHTRVGARQIAQSNLSLPRRKNAWGQLIKAKVQNQGKALSNVGNSAAAEHLKELSRQVRSGDPTNIEGQAARYYWRNLRLNSEFTRQQESGDPFNGALNYGYTILRGLGIRAAFSAGLWPALGVAHHGRSNMFNLVDDLIEPFRPVVDLIVHSLGHTFTLDDPSVKKALASVAQQQFTMDGAAVDTSLNSLAKSFGLYVEGDLDKLMVPQWIGSLPDA from the coding sequence ATGTCCTGGCGCGTCATTGATGCCTCTGAACTTGATGGCCGCATTGGTTACAGGCGTGGTCAGCTTTTGATAACGCCAACTGATGGTGAACCTGTTGGGATTCCTTTGGCGGAAGTACAGATGGTTCTCGCTGGCCTCCACTGCTCTATCAGTGGCGGAATCATGCTCAAACTCGGTGAGCTTGGCATACCGATCTTGTTTACGGACTGGAGAAAGCTCCCGCAGAGCGCAGCTCAAGGTTGGCCGACCCACACTCGGGTGGGCGCTCGGCAGATTGCTCAATCTAATCTCTCGCTGCCTCGGCGAAAGAATGCGTGGGGCCAACTTATTAAGGCAAAGGTCCAGAACCAGGGAAAGGCTCTCAGTAACGTCGGCAATAGTGCAGCAGCGGAGCACCTTAAAGAATTGTCCCGACAAGTTCGGTCGGGAGACCCTACCAACATAGAAGGACAAGCAGCTCGATACTACTGGAGGAATTTGAGACTTAATTCCGAATTCACCAGACAACAAGAATCCGGCGACCCTTTCAATGGAGCGCTGAATTATGGTTATACGATTCTGCGCGGCCTCGGTATCCGTGCAGCATTTTCTGCCGGCCTGTGGCCAGCTTTGGGGGTTGCCCATCATGGCCGGTCAAACATGTTCAATTTAGTGGATGACCTGATCGAGCCTTTCCGGCCGGTAGTGGATCTTATCGTACACTCGCTCGGGCATACGTTCACTCTGGATGACCCTTCAGTGAAGAAAGCTTTAGCGTCGGTAGCTCAGCAACAGTTCACTATGGATGGAGCAGCTGTTGATACCTCGCTCAATTCTTTAGCGAAAAGTTTCGGCCTCTACGTGGAGGGGGACCTGGACAAGCTGATGGTTCCTCAATGGATTGGTTCTCTTCCCGATGCCTAG